One region of Marivirga arenosa genomic DNA includes:
- a CDS encoding YwbE family protein, with product MPDGRNRKDIQIGAEVAIVMKEDQRTGDLTDGFVEKILTKSSFHPHGIKVRLETGEVGRVKEIMED from the coding sequence ATGCCAGACGGTAGAAATAGAAAAGATATTCAAATAGGAGCGGAGGTAGCCATAGTGATGAAAGAAGATCAGCGTACCGGTGATCTAACAGATGGCTTCGTGGAGAAAATACTAACTAAATCCTCCTTTCATCCTCATGGGATTAAAGTCCGACTGGAGACTGGAGAGGTAGGGAGAGTAAAGGAGATTATGGAGGATTAA
- a CDS encoding crotonase/enoyl-CoA hydratase family protein produces the protein MDYQYFKVEIKNKVATVTFNRAEKSNALHMPAWTEMKEIFNSLSEQSEVRAIVLAGEGKNFCAGIDLELLMSVGEYQKIECAGRRSEAIRSLVLSLQEAVNAIEKCKKPVLAAVHGGCIGGGVDIVAACDIRYCTENAYFTIKEIDLGMVADLGTLQRLPKLISPGMVSEMAYTGRKVQGKEAKEIGLVNQTYFSKDELLESVTKLARTIASKSPLSIRGTKEVLKYSRDHSVEDSLNYMATWNAAMLLSDDLSEAFKASMEKRSPDFKD, from the coding sequence ATGGACTATCAATATTTCAAAGTAGAGATTAAAAATAAAGTAGCTACAGTAACCTTTAACCGAGCAGAAAAATCAAATGCTCTGCATATGCCGGCCTGGACAGAAATGAAGGAGATATTCAACAGCCTATCCGAACAGTCAGAAGTTCGGGCCATAGTATTAGCAGGAGAAGGCAAAAACTTTTGCGCAGGTATCGATTTAGAACTCTTGATGTCGGTAGGTGAATATCAGAAAATAGAATGTGCAGGAAGAAGAAGCGAAGCCATCAGAAGCTTAGTGTTGAGCTTGCAAGAAGCGGTAAATGCCATAGAAAAATGTAAGAAACCCGTGCTGGCAGCCGTACATGGCGGTTGCATAGGCGGAGGCGTGGATATTGTAGCCGCTTGTGACATACGCTATTGCACGGAGAATGCCTATTTCACCATTAAAGAAATTGATCTAGGCATGGTAGCAGATTTAGGTACCTTACAGCGATTACCCAAATTAATATCACCGGGAATGGTATCCGAAATGGCCTATACAGGACGAAAAGTGCAAGGCAAAGAAGCCAAAGAAATTGGTTTAGTGAATCAAACCTATTTCTCAAAAGATGAACTTTTAGAAAGCGTGACTAAACTAGCTCGCACCATTGCTTCCAAATCACCCTTATCGATTAGAGGTACCAAAGAAGTATTGAAATACAGCCGGGATCATTCAGTAGAGGATTCACTAAATTATATGGCTACTTGGAATGCTGCTATGCTCCTATCCGATGATTTAAGTGAAGCTTTTAAAGCCAGCATGGAAAAACGATCGCCTGACTTTAAGGATTAA
- a CDS encoding Shedu immune nuclease family protein, with the protein MNIEITINNNKIYLEYTPENGTEWINELFEKGEDFRAKGTFRLTEDDLVKDSNLIPGTSLSLSFGHSMTFEIGRLSDDYYRIYNTILETKNDVLFHKSCTISNKYFIVNSNISILFKFEKLADQQIIIGGDKESAIPEQVFKDIINSFPSRTELKHYVNSRITNVLSQYLDNVNDSGKAFEKYIENRNRIGNIRSFPSLNEYEYEKYQFILKTLKEMLDNSDIYSESDWQNQILDIILILFPKYILCFSEVHIKDYYSKPDKSTNRKIDLMLIDANGNIDVIEIKKPFENCIVTKKTYRDNYTPMKELSGTIMQLEKYIFHLNKWGINGEKTLTKKYKNELPQDFNLKITNPKGLIIIGRDDNLSTDQLFDLEIIKRKYANVVEVITYDDLIKRLENTLDKFK; encoded by the coding sequence ATGAATATAGAAATAACAATAAACAATAATAAAATTTATCTAGAGTATACACCAGAAAATGGTACCGAATGGATAAATGAATTATTTGAAAAAGGTGAGGATTTTAGAGCAAAAGGTACTTTTCGATTAACTGAAGATGATTTAGTAAAAGATTCTAATTTAATACCGGGTACTTCCTTATCTCTTTCATTTGGTCATTCAATGACGTTTGAAATTGGGCGTTTATCTGACGATTATTATAGAATTTACAATACCATACTTGAGACGAAAAATGATGTCTTATTTCACAAATCTTGTACAATTAGTAATAAGTATTTTATTGTCAATAGTAACATATCAATACTCTTTAAGTTCGAGAAACTTGCTGACCAACAAATTATTATTGGAGGAGACAAGGAAAGTGCTATTCCAGAACAAGTTTTTAAAGATATTATTAATTCTTTCCCTTCTAGAACTGAACTAAAACATTATGTTAATTCTAGAATTACCAATGTTTTATCACAGTATTTAGATAATGTTAATGACTCAGGAAAGGCATTTGAAAAGTACATTGAGAATCGTAATAGGATAGGAAATATAAGGTCGTTTCCATCATTGAACGAATATGAATATGAGAAGTATCAATTTATATTGAAAACTCTTAAAGAGATGCTTGACAATAGTGACATTTATAGTGAAAGTGATTGGCAAAATCAAATTCTAGATATTATTCTCATCTTATTTCCTAAATACATTCTATGTTTTTCAGAGGTTCATATAAAAGATTACTATTCTAAACCTGATAAATCAACAAATAGAAAAATAGATTTAATGTTAATCGATGCAAATGGAAATATTGATGTCATAGAAATAAAGAAGCCTTTTGAAAACTGCATAGTGACAAAAAAGACATATCGGGATAATTATACTCCTATGAAAGAACTGTCAGGAACAATTATGCAATTAGAAAAATATATATTTCATCTTAATAAATGGGGAATTAATGGTGAAAAAACACTTACCAAAAAATATAAAAATGAATTGCCTCAAGATTTTAATTTAAAAATAACTAATCCGAAAGGGTTAATTATTATAGGTAGAGATGATAACCTTAGTACAGATCAGTTATTTGATTTAGAAATTATAAAAAGAAAATATGCAAATGTGGTAGAGGTAATTACCTATGATGATTTAATTAAAAGACTGGAAAATACATTAGATAAATTCAAATAA
- a CDS encoding J domain-containing protein, with protein sequence MAFIDYYKTLGLSKSATEKEIKAAYRKLARKYHPDVNPDNKEAEQKFKAINEANEVLSDPEKRKKYDQYGENWKHGEEYEKARQQQRQQQQAYSAGGASGFNEGDFSDFFESMFGGGASFSQAGRSAKFKGQDYHAELNLNLADVYSTQKQVLTVNGQKIRLTIPAGVEDGQKIKIKGKGGQGYNGGPNGDLYIQFNIAPHPKFKRVGDNLYQDVKLDLYTAILGGELLVDTFDGQVKLKIKAGTDNGSKAKLKGKGFPVYKKEGQFGDMIITYHISIPTQLSDKEKALFKELQNLRS encoded by the coding sequence ATGGCATTTATAGATTATTATAAAACCCTAGGGCTTAGCAAATCTGCTACCGAAAAGGAGATTAAAGCTGCCTATCGCAAGCTGGCCCGGAAGTACCATCCGGATGTTAATCCTGACAATAAAGAAGCGGAGCAAAAATTCAAAGCCATCAATGAAGCGAATGAAGTATTGAGCGATCCTGAGAAACGTAAAAAGTACGATCAATATGGTGAAAACTGGAAGCATGGTGAGGAATATGAAAAAGCGCGTCAGCAACAAAGGCAACAACAGCAGGCTTATAGTGCAGGTGGCGCATCTGGTTTTAACGAAGGCGATTTCTCTGATTTCTTTGAATCCATGTTTGGCGGTGGGGCTTCATTCAGTCAAGCTGGGCGTTCTGCAAAATTCAAAGGCCAGGATTATCATGCCGAACTCAATCTCAACTTAGCCGATGTTTACAGCACTCAAAAGCAAGTTTTAACGGTTAACGGTCAAAAGATCAGACTCACCATTCCAGCTGGAGTGGAAGACGGACAGAAAATCAAAATTAAGGGTAAAGGAGGCCAGGGCTATAATGGCGGTCCGAATGGTGATTTGTACATTCAATTTAATATTGCCCCACATCCAAAATTCAAACGAGTGGGTGATAATTTATATCAGGATGTAAAGCTAGATTTATACACTGCTATACTGGGTGGTGAACTTCTGGTAGATACTTTTGATGGACAGGTGAAACTGAAAATCAAAGCCGGCACAGACAATGGATCCAAGGCAAAACTGAAAGGAAAAGGCTTTCCTGTTTACAAAAAAGAAGGACAATTTGGAGATATGATCATCACCTATCATATCAGCATCCCTACCCAACTGTCTGATAAAGAAAAAGCCTTATTTAAAGAACTTCAAAACTTAAGAAGCTGA
- a CDS encoding chaperone modulator CbpM, with product MKTKELISTYTLCSQYNIEISFVDELNKMGLITIELIEEKPFIHHDQLNKFEKIMRLYHELELNLEGIDVVFHLLEKQEALNQEIKALQNRLKLYEGE from the coding sequence ATGAAAACGAAAGAATTAATATCCACTTATACGCTATGCTCTCAATACAATATTGAAATTAGTTTTGTAGATGAGTTAAATAAAATGGGGCTAATTACTATTGAATTAATAGAAGAGAAACCATTTATACACCACGATCAGCTCAATAAATTCGAAAAAATAATGAGATTATATCATGAGTTAGAGTTAAATCTTGAAGGTATTGATGTGGTTTTTCATTTATTGGAAAAGCAAGAAGCACTTAATCAAGAAATTAAAGCACTTCAAAATCGATTAAAGCTTTATGAAGGAGAGTAG